A single window of Mangifera indica cultivar Alphonso chromosome 18, CATAS_Mindica_2.1, whole genome shotgun sequence DNA harbors:
- the LOC123202084 gene encoding myb family transcription factor PHL7-like isoform X1, producing MGSSRSDGSGKERLRWTQELHYRFEEAVNQLGGPDRATPKGILKAMGVGGLTIYHVKSHLQKYRISKFIPESTTRGKFERRNISEILPNFGTTSAAQLNEALQMQMEVQRRLNDQLEVQRSLKLKIEAQVRFLDIITDEHRNRPGKPNYSSTSMSLPSLCEDYSDSDAKDLDSDFEADKNEIESAEAIPATKRARLDADDNFFPQMFTLASLNKDMQPKTLCPPWNVAACSSSLVPSLL from the exons ATGGGTTCCAGTCGCTCGGATGGCTCTGGTAAAGAACGCTTGCGCTGGACACAAGAGCTTCATTATCGATTCGAGGAAGCTGTCAATCAGCTTGGTGGCCCAGATA GGGCTACACCCAAGGGGATCTTGAAGGCCATGGGCGTTGGTGGATTGACTATCTACCATGTCAAAAGTCACTTGCAG AAGTACAGGATCTCAAAATTTATACCAGAATCAACAACTA GAGGCAAGTTTGAGAGGAGGAATATTTCAGAGATACTGCCTAATTTTGGTACAACATC TGCAGCTCAGCTTAATGAGGCCTTACAAATGCAAATGGAAGTACAGAGGCGACTGAATGATCAACTTGAG GTTCAAAGgagtttgaaacttaaaatcGAAGCTCAAGTAAGGTTTCTTGACATAATTACAGATGAACATAGAAACCGGCCTGGAAAGCCTAATTATTCTTCCACATCGATGTCCTTGCCATCCCTCTGTGAGGACTACTCTGATTCAGATGCAAAGGATCTTGATTCTGATTTTGAAGctgataaaaatgaaatagaatctGCAGAAGCAATTCCAGCTACAAAAAGGGCTAGGCTTGATGCTGATGATAATTTTTTCCCACAAATGTTCACACTTGCATCACTCAACAAAGACATGCAACCAAAAACTTTATGTCCTCCCTGGAATGTAGCAGCTTGCTCCTCATCTTTAGTGCCCAGCCTTTTATAG
- the LOC123202084 gene encoding myb family transcription factor PHL7-like isoform X2, with protein MGSSRSDGSGKERLRWTQELHYRFEEAVNQLGGPDRATPKGILKAMGVGGLTIYHVKSHLQKYRISKFIPESTTRGKFERRNISEILPNFGTTSAAQLNEALQMQMEVQRRLNDQLEMNIETGLESLIILPHRCPCHPSVRTTLIQMQRILILILKLIKMK; from the exons ATGGGTTCCAGTCGCTCGGATGGCTCTGGTAAAGAACGCTTGCGCTGGACACAAGAGCTTCATTATCGATTCGAGGAAGCTGTCAATCAGCTTGGTGGCCCAGATA GGGCTACACCCAAGGGGATCTTGAAGGCCATGGGCGTTGGTGGATTGACTATCTACCATGTCAAAAGTCACTTGCAG AAGTACAGGATCTCAAAATTTATACCAGAATCAACAACTA GAGGCAAGTTTGAGAGGAGGAATATTTCAGAGATACTGCCTAATTTTGGTACAACATC TGCAGCTCAGCTTAATGAGGCCTTACAAATGCAAATGGAAGTACAGAGGCGACTGAATGATCAACTTGAG ATGAACATAGAAACCGGCCTGGAAAGCCTAATTATTCTTCCACATCGATGTCCTTGCCATCCCTCTGTGAGGACTACTCTGATTCAGATGCAAAGGATCTTGATTCTGATTTTGAAGctgataaaaatgaaatag
- the LOC123202083 gene encoding PHD finger protein ALFIN-LIKE 1-like: MEMASSPRTVEEIFKDYCSRRTGVVRALTCDVDEFYGLCDPDKENLCLYGHPNELWEVTLPAEEVPPELPEPALGINFARDGMNRKDWLSLVAVHTDSWLLSVAFYLGARLNRNERKRLFSMINDLPTVFEVVTERKPIKDKPSVDSGGKSRGSTKRSSDGQVKSIPKLADERYEDDEDEHSETLCGSCGGNYNADEFWICCDICERWFHGKCVKITPAKAENIKQYKCPSCSMKRGRQ; encoded by the exons ATGGAAATGGCTTCCAGTCCGCGAACCGTGGAGGAGATCTTCAAAGATTACTGTTCCAGACGAACTGGCGTTGTTCGTGCTTTAACTTGCG ATGTTGATGAATTCTACGGACTCTGTGATCCAG ACAAGGAGAATCTGTGCCTCTACGGACATCCGAACGAGTTGTGGGAAGTGACTCTACCAGCGGAGGAAGTTCCACCAGAGCTTCCAGAGCCGGCTCTTGGGATTAATTTTGCAAGAGATGGAATGAACCGCAAGGATTGGCTATCCCTTGTTGCGGTGCATACTGATTCGTGGTTGCTTTCTGTGGCTTTCTATCTTGGAGCTCGACTTAACCGCAACGAAAG GAAACGTCTATTTAGCATGATCAATGATCTGCCCACTGTCTTTGAAGTTGTTACTGAAAGAAAGCCTATAAAAGATAAACCCAGTGTGGATAGTGGTGGCAAGTCTCGGGGCAGCACAAAG AGATCTAGTGATGGCCAAGTTAAAAGCATCCCTAAGCTTGCAGATGAGAGGTATgaggatgatgaagatgaacatAGTGAAACCCTATGTGGGAGCTGTGGTGGAAATTACAATGcagatgaattttggatttgcTGTGACATCTGTGAGAGGTGGTTCCATGGAAAGTGTGTGAAGATAACACCTGCTAAGGCTGAGAATATTAAGCAGTACAAATGTCCATCTTGCAGCATGAAGAGGGGCAGGCAGTAG
- the LOC123202287 gene encoding dnaJ homolog subfamily B member 1-like — MGVDYYKILQVDRNAKDEDLKKAYRKLAMKWHPDKNPNNKKEAEAKFKQISEAYDVLSDPQKKAVYDQYGEEGLKGQVPPPGAGGFSGGPSTTFRFNTRNPEDIFSEFFGFSSPFSGMGDMGGSRASSSNFPRGMFGDDIFASFRGAAGEGSTNAPRKAAAIERTLPCSLEELYKGTTKKMKISRDVIDASGKPNTVEEILTIEVKPGWKKGTKITFPEKGNEQRNVIPSDLIFIIDEKPHSVFKRDGNDLIVTQKISLVEALTGYTAQLTSLDGRNLTVPINSVINPTYEEVVKGEGMPIPKEPSKRGNLRIKFNIKFPSKLTSEQKTGLKRLIAS; from the exons ATGGGTGTAGATTATTACAAGATTCTCCAAGTAGACCGTAACGCCAAAGACGAGGATTTGAAGAAAGCATATCGCAAACTCGCCATGAAGTGGCATCCAGACAAGAACCCTAACAACAAGAAAGAAGCGGAAGccaaatttaaacaaatctcTGAAGCTTACGAT GTTTTGAGTGATCCACAAAAAAAGGCGGTATATGATCAGTATGGAGAGGAAGGCTTGAAAGGCCAGGTCCCACCACCTGGTGCGGGCGGGTTTTCGGGTGGACCATCGACGACGTTTCGGTTCAATACGAGGAATCCCGAGGATATATTTTCCGAGTTTTTCGGGTTTTCGAGTCCATTTTCAGGGATGGGTGATATGGGGGGTTCACGCGCAAGCTCGTCAAATTTTCCGAGAGGAATGTTCGGCGATGATATTTTTGCGTCGTTTAGAGGAGCCGCCGGCGAAGGCTCTACTAATGCGCCGAGAAAAGCTGCGGCAATAGAGCGAACATTACCTTGTAGTTTGGAAGAATTGTATAAGGGGACaaccaagaagatgaagatttcTAGGGACGTTATTGACGCCAGTGG GAAACCCAATACCGTTGAGGAAATTCTGACAATTGAAGTGAAGCCAGGATGGAAGAAAGggacaaaaataacttttccAGAGAAGGGTAATGAACAGCGGAATGTTATACCATCggatctcatcttcatcattgaTGAGAAGCCTCACAGTGTGTTCAAGAGGGATGGAAATGATCTTATAGTCACCCAAAAGATATCTCTTGTGGAAGCTCTAACTGGTTACACAGCACAATTGACATCGCTTGATGGGCGGAATCTGACAGTGCCCATCAACTCTGTCATCAATCCCACCTATGAAGAAGTTGTTAAAGGGGAGGGGATGCCTATACCCAAGGAACCTTCCAAAaggggaaacttgagaatcaAGTTCAACATCAAGTTTCCATCCAAGCTTACCTCAGAACAGAAAACTGGACTTAAACGATTAATAGCTTCATGA